The Aptenodytes patagonicus chromosome 19, bAptPat1.pri.cur, whole genome shotgun sequence genome contains the following window.
CTCgtgaaccacagctctgtaatctccCAGGGACCAACTGCAGCTGTTACCTGTGCCCTTTGCTCACTATTGGACAGGTGGAGAGGAGCAGAGCCATTACTGTTCATGAAATTCAGCTGCTATCTGCCAGCTACATTTTAAGGTAGAGAAATGCATGTTCCATTCCAGACTTTTGTGGATTGGTGGATATGTTTGGTATCAGCTGGAAAGGTGGCTAAACTAACAGAATGCCCAAGATTCCCAACTTCAAGGAAACAGGGATTTAATTCAAAGGTTCCTAAGTTGACCACTGCAAAGAGCTTAAATTGAAACTCTGGAATGACTGCTTTGGAATGCTGAGCCAGTTATTTTCAGGGTGAAATATGACCGATACTACAGTTCTTAGCACTCGGCACAGTAAATGCCCCTAGTTACCAAATACACGAGAAGACTCTTTAATCTTGGACTTCCTGAGCAAAGTAAAACAATACCTTTGCCAGCCCTTACGGCTGCGCGCCGTACCACGGGATAGTGAAAACAGGCACGCCTCTGTTAAACAGAGGCACATCTACTCCCACCCAACCAATCAGCCCCCGCATTTCAACAGTTCTTGTGCTTCTCTAGCTACTCTGggcaccttctccccaccccacctcACCAGGACATCCTGCGTAGCTAGCTGCATTGGGCTTTTTGCTGGTGAAGACAGATTGTTCCCTCCTAGGACAGGAGGTCTTTCAATCCTGCGATGTAATCCCTTTTGTTTTGGAACCAAACCACCTTAATGTCAAACTACACAcactttctcctttgttttttcctctccagattTTAACAAGTGTACTAGAAAGTACATTTATCCAGCACTGTACATAAGCACAGTAGTTTATAGGACACAGATGCCGATTTTTATGCCAAGTGACATTATGTTCATGTAGAAAAGTGTACGTAGCCCGGGTCTTACCTTTATCCTCGTCCATGCTACTTGCACTGGAGGAAGGTCATGTCTGTAGCTAGCAGAACCGAGACTTAACTAAAGTAATTCCTCCTGGTGTCTTTCTGGAGGAGGCTGCAGCTGTGAAGCCTGCCTCCCCACATGTTGCTTACCTCAGGAACTGGACAAGAGGCAATTCCGGAAGCATCCGGAGCAGAATGAAGTAGTTAAACGGGGAGACACCAACTACCTTTTAGAACTGGAATTAGTAAACAGAGATTTGAAGTTGACCTGCTCCAAGTAATATCCAGGTAGTAAGAATGAGGAAGACGTAAAATGGGGAATCTCTAGAGAACACTTACTTCAGGTTGTTCACGTTTGAATAGATCAAAAGTTACTTTTTGTATCATGTTATGTCTGAGCTACTTTAACTTCTACTCAATTATTTAGCATACCAAGTATGAAATAATTAGTTTCCATCTGTGTGCAAAGGTCAAGTTAAGGCAGGTAGTTCACCGATTCAGGAACAGATTAACTTCCATTCCATAGCAGTGCTCTGCTGGAGCTCCAAGGAGCTTTCCTTGGATCTGCTGCCTGTCTCAATTAGTTGTCTTTTCTCAGCTGAGATGTCATCACAGCTATGGCAAAGAACTACAAACCAACTACTGCTACTGCAAGGTGACCAGGAACTGTTATGGAACAGAACATCAGAAGGAACTGCAGAGGTCAAAACCATCACAGTTCAAACAAAGAGTAGTCAAGTTCACAAACACATCCACTGGTAATTACACAGAATAATCCTACGGAACCTCCAGCTCAGGAAATTTGGTAGACTAGAGGTTGGCTAGAGGAAGGCTGACTGCAAATGCTTTCAGCTGCCTTGCCTCCATattaaaaactaagaaaattgCCAAGAGATTGGTTTGGATTTAAAAGAAGCGTTAGAAGAGTCACTGTCACACTGAGGCACCTACAAGATTGACCACAAAATCCCTCATGCATCTTGTTTCCCCCAGAGCGGACAGAGGAAGTTTAACCAGCAGGCAGTGGTTCTAGGAAGATCTACTCACAGAGCCTGAAAGGTTCAAATAACAGCACCCTATTTCACACCGTACACCAGTCTGCTCCTCCAGGATGGGCCCAGCACGACATCTACTACACCTGTATTCAGGGTGCAACCACTTACGCTAGTCTTAAATCTACTACAATTTGACAATCTCTTCATTCAGCACCAAATTCCTTTCCTTATGAGTAGGCACAGTGGTATAGCTCATAAGAAACTACCATCAAGTAAATTTGATAGAAAATCAAATACTTTAATGAAATTAGGGAGCATGAGAGTAACAGCTCAGATATACCACTAGAACTGATACTACTGGGCTGTggggtttttgctgttttttttttttttctttaaatgctctgTTCTTCGACAAGCATGCAGATTGACAAACTACTAATTCTTCAGTGTCAAAGATCCTGAGTAAAGAATTTCAAACCACTTAAAATGAATATATAGGAAATGTCTTATGAGCTGGTGGCCTGCACACAGCATTGCACAGATAAAAATATACTACTCTCAATACACAGAGCTAAATACTTTCACATTTATCAGAATTTTCTACACAAGTCTTTTGATAGAATTCAAGTTTTGAATTTTCTGTATATATCTTCCACCTGTATTAAACAAATGCTTATTTACATTGTGGATAAAGTGTAAAGGCTAGTAAGGCCATACTCCCATACTGTACTGTAACActgcaaaatatatatacacatgtataacCTAATATAGGCAACAGTTCTAAAAAAGTCACCTTACATTTGTACAACATAATTGAGTCAGTATGAAAAGACAGCTTTGTTAGCACCAAGCCACTCCAATGGTTTTTATGAACTGTCTTGAGCCTTCTAGTTCCACAGGGAAGGACTGTTCAGCACAGTATTCCAACTACTGAGCAACGGAGGTCCTGCTTGCAGAACTGGAAGTCCCAAATAACACTCCACTGCACTACGGTATGCAAATTACTAAAGAGCAGGCATAGGAGCATCCAGAGACAAGTTCTGCAGTGTTATTAGGTGACACTCCAGCAGAACAGTCACCAAGACATTTATCAGATTAAGTCTTTCACATCATCCTGTTTTGTTAGTATCTTTCCTTTGGATTCAGGATAGTAAGTACAGAACTGCCAGCAAAATGGACATTACTCAAGCTAGGTGGTTTACAAGCCAGGTTAACCCTATGCTGCAAAGACCAAATGGGAAAGAGCTCCACTGCTTAAATTCCAAAGGAAAGAACTTTTTACTTTATTCATCGCCTATGCCTACTGTGGCCAGGATGGTCTCGGTCATAGCGATGACTTGCTCGCTCATAGGAGCGTGAACGCTCATGCCTGTGATTTCTATAGTAGTGACTCTTCTTCTTGTACTTCCCCGAATGGTCAGAGCGCTCCCGGGATCGGCTCCTGGAACGTGATGAACTCCTGCTGCGTGATTTCCGTGGTTTGTGTGTTGAGTACTTGTAGTCTTTTGATTTCTTGTAACTTCTCACCTTGGAACCTTTGTAGCTAGAACTGTGGTTGAACTGTCTTGGAGGAGAGTCACTGCGGCTCCTGGAACGGCTGTGGGATTTGGAACCGCTTGATGTGGAGTAACTTTCACTTTTCctatggaaagagaaaaagaacaggagggaAAGCATatgattttctttaatattaaatagAATTACTCTACATTACTATTAGCACCTAAATGTAGTCacaatacatacatacacactttAAGTACCACATAGACAAATGCTTCTCACTTATAGAGCCAAGGTGTGCAAGCACAGTTTGAGACCAGGCACTTGATTCTGTATTCTGTTGTTCAGTATCCCATGAAAAGTAATCTTGTGTCCCAGACTTGATGACATCTGGTTACCGTAGAAATCCTGATTTGTAGAAACTCAAATCCGTTTAGAGTATAGTAGTCACGTctcagttttagatttttttccttcactacTTAAAAAACATGCGTGAACAGCTAAGAGTAACTGCCAGATTCAAGTGCTGCCAACAAGACAAAAGGTAAAACCACTTCTCCTGCTTCAGTTACAGTAATACTGTCACCAAAACGCCCAAGTTTGGAGTTAATGTTCCTGTCTCTTTGATTACCCCCCTATGGGTAGCATGGTTATATGCTGAACTTCAAAGTCCGAGGCAGTacagaaagcagattttaaagatgtttcattAAATTCAACACGTTAATACAAAGCCATACTTTTATCAGTACACGCCCAAACCCAATGGGACACAGACTGTTGAATAAGTCAAACTTGCTTTGACTGAGGAGCACGAACCTCTACTACTCTCAACTACATACAAAACAGGatcattttgtatttcataaattATGGTTTTGCAGGAGCAACTGCCAATGAGACGAAGGCTGGAGTTAAGAGTTCATCTACTGCAGAAAACGCTTTAACTACCCCAATACAGTTCAGTAAAAACAAAGGTTGTAGCCACAAACACCCAGctttaaacataaaaaacccaaaacaacaaataaaCCCTGCTGCTTGGTGGGACATATGTCACCAACAAACAGGCTGACATTCAAAAATGTCCCAATATGCTTACGCTCTCCTTTCAATCTATTTGGCCCAGGTACGACAAGGTCAGACACTGCAACTCCCTTGACCTGTGAGCCAAGACAGTACAACTCTTAGCCATAACGTTTCTGGAGCTTTAACTAGCAGCACATACTGCTACGTTATTTCACAGCCTCTTGTTGAGAAACTACCAAAACTCACTCTGGGAAATTTTAGTCTGGGAGCTTCTCACAGCACGCCCTTCTTTTACAATAGTATGTACCTGTGCTTAGGGGATGCGGATCTGGATGGAGATCTTGAATAACTTTGATCTCTACTTCCACTTCgacttctgctttctcttcctttctgaacGCTGCAAGAGACAATGAACAGTAAGTTATTTTGCTTAAAGTAGTAACGGGAAAAAATAAGCATCTTCATTATGAAAGCCTTACCCGTTTACTGGGCTATTTGAACTCATTCTTTTTGCTCCCTCTGTTTTCCTCTTAGCATTCTTCATTGCCTGAACAGGTAGCGGTGAAGGTTTATTTCCTTTAACCTCTTTTGGAGACTCTAGAAAAACAAGCCTTTGTTACCTTTTTTTGAAAGTATGGGTAGCGACTGAAAGAAGGACTGAAGCTTCCCCTCGCCCCGTTTCATCATCTTTGCAATAATCAGTACTGTATACATGCAGTTTGCACATAcgtgcacacatgcacgcacacacagccACCCGCAGGAGGCAGATCTGAAGAAGCTCACAGGACGCAGAAGCTGATCTGAAACATTTCTGCCAAAATATTGAAGTAACACCAGGGAGTTAACTGCAATAGTAACACATTGCTTTCAAAGGCACTTCAGGAAGGCAGAACAGCAACTTCCTTTTCCTGCCTATTGTTTAGTATCTTTTTAAAGGTAAACTGAGGAGGAAGATGGTAAGTGTTACCTTCTAGGCAAGGCATGCACCAGACTGGAAACTTTAGACCAAGTATGCAGGAAAATACTCACCACCTGTCACCCAAAAATACTACTCCTGCCAGAGTTCCTAATCGTACCTCTGCTTTAATATTGCTTTAGTGTAACATGCCAATTGCAAGTATTTGTTCGAGTTTATTGCAAAACCACATAAAAGCAAGACCCTGTACTGTATGTTTAAACTAGCCTTAATTTTAGACTAATTTGATTTTAGCCTTTATCTGTTTCAAGAAATTACAAAGTTCCAATGCTATTCAAACTCTGCCATTTGAATAGTTGCTAGAagccagcttaaaaaaaaaaccaaacaaaaacaaccaaccaccaaCCAACCACACTGTATACACATACCAAAAGGGTAAATATACATTTAAGATGAGAAGTAGTTATTAAAAACCAAGTTATCCACTACTTACCATTTTTCGGGATAGGGGAAAATCCTGATGTGTTATCCAAACTTGGGGCTCCCTCAGGTACTAGACCTTTAGCTTGTGCTTTTGCCTCTTCGATagctaatttcttcttttctacttTACTTTCCAGATCAGATAAATCAACCTGCCAACACAGGAGCACCACTTACAACAAAACTTAATAAACCAGACTTTCTGCTTACTCacttatgggggggggggggggggagagaatctAAAGAGACCCAGACACTGTGACTACTATCCTGTTCCACTTAATGTCTTGCAGCTAGTTTCAAATGGAATAAAGTTTTCCAACTCATGTTCTAAGCGGCAGCTTTTAATGAAGGCTCACAATATGAAAAAGCAGCAAACCTTTTTCCGAGTATAGAGTTGCAAAATTTTTAAGCAGATTTCTTGAATTTCCTCCTCTGTTGCTCCAAAGAGTAAAAACCAGTGTGGACGATTAGGAAGTGGAATCTGGAAGGGAGGGGAAGACATGCTCATTTTTccacttccattaaaaaaactaACAAACTTGAAATTAATGGAACTGTATGCTCACCTCCAGCGTCCTAGCTGCGAGGTAAATACATGCACAGGCAATGCTTTCTGGCTGGAATCTTACAAAGACATCTGTTCTCAGGCTATCATTCATGTAATTCCTGAAAGACAGGATATCGGCAAAGTTGCATGGCACTGCAaagttgtttggtggtttttgggtttttgtttttacttctacAAGGACTATTTCTTTCTGCATTCAGTACTAGACTTCAACATTATACTCCTGTAAATCTAAAGAAAAGTTGTGTGactttactaaaaaaaataaaaaataataaagaaaataaaaatccctcaAGGGGAGGGATGTGACAGAAATT
Protein-coding sequences here:
- the CCNL2 gene encoding cyclin-L2 isoform X2, coding for MATGQVLFQRFFYTKSFVKHSMEHVSMACVHLASKIEEAPRRIRDVINVFHRLRHLREKKKPVPLILDQEYVNLKNQIIKAERRVLKELGFCVHVKHPHKIIVMYLQVLECERNQHLVQTSWNYMNDSLRTDVFVRFQPESIACACIYLAARTLEIPLPNRPHWFLLFGATEEEIQEICLKILQLYTRKKVDLSDLESKVEKKKLAIEEAKAQAKGLVPEGAPSLDNTSGFSPIPKNESPKEVKGNKPSPLPVQAMKNAKRKTEGAKRMSSNSPVNGVQKGRESRSRSGSRDQSYSRSPSRSASPKHRKSESYSTSSGSKSHSRSRSRSDSPPRQFNHSSSYKGSKVRSYKKSKDYKYSTHKPRKSRSRSSSRSRSRSRERSDHSGKYKKKSHYYRNHRHERSRSYERASHRYDRDHPGHSRHRR
- the CCNL2 gene encoding cyclin-L2 isoform X1 — protein: MAAGSGSAAAVVAVGGSGPAGPQAAGAAAAGSAPAGSGAPVPGPGAVLIGDRLYSGVLITLENCLLPEHTLRFTPSMSSGLDPDTETELRVTGCELIQAAGILLRLPQVAMATGQVLFQRFFYTKSFVKHSMEHVSMACVHLASKIEEAPRRIRDVINVFHRLRHLREKKKPVPLILDQEYVNLKNQIIKAERRVLKELGFCVHVKHPHKIIVMYLQVLECERNQHLVQTSWNYMNDSLRTDVFVRFQPESIACACIYLAARTLEIPLPNRPHWFLLFGATEEEIQEICLKILQLYTRKKVDLSDLESKVEKKKLAIEEAKAQAKGLVPEGAPSLDNTSGFSPIPKNESPKEVKGNKPSPLPVQAMKNAKRKTEGAKRMSSNSPVNGVQKGRESRSRSGSRDQSYSRSPSRSASPKHRKSESYSTSSGSKSHSRSRSRSDSPPRQFNHSSSYKGSKVRSYKKSKDYKYSTHKPRKSRSRSSSRSRSRSRERSDHSGKYKKKSHYYRNHRHERSRSYERASHRYDRDHPGHSRHRR
- the CCNL2 gene encoding cyclin-L2 isoform X3 yields the protein MQKEIVLVEVKTKTQKPPNNFAVPCNFADILSFRNYMNDSLRTDVFVRFQPESIACACIYLAARTLEIPLPNRPHWFLLFGATEEEIQEICLKILQLYTRKKVDLSDLESKVEKKKLAIEEAKAQAKGLVPEGAPSLDNTSGFSPIPKNESPKEVKGNKPSPLPVQAMKNAKRKTEGAKRMSSNSPVNGVQKGRESRSRSGSRDQSYSRSPSRSASPKHRKSESYSTSSGSKSHSRSRSRSDSPPRQFNHSSSYKGSKVRSYKKSKDYKYSTHKPRKSRSRSSSRSRSRSRERSDHSGKYKKKSHYYRNHRHERSRSYERASHRYDRDHPGHSRHRR
- the CCNL2 gene encoding cyclin-L2 isoform X4; translated protein: MNDSLRTDVFVRFQPESIACACIYLAARTLEIPLPNRPHWFLLFGATEEEIQEICLKILQLYTRKKVDLSDLESKVEKKKLAIEEAKAQAKGLVPEGAPSLDNTSGFSPIPKNESPKEVKGNKPSPLPVQAMKNAKRKTEGAKRMSSNSPVNGVQKGRESRSRSGSRDQSYSRSPSRSASPKHRKSESYSTSSGSKSHSRSRSRSDSPPRQFNHSSSYKGSKVRSYKKSKDYKYSTHKPRKSRSRSSSRSRSRSRERSDHSGKYKKKSHYYRNHRHERSRSYERASHRYDRDHPGHSRHRR